The following DNA comes from Phormidium ambiguum IAM M-71.
AAATCGTCACACAGCAACCAATCGCTAGCCTAGAATTTAGCGACACTAGAAGATAAGCGTTTAACTGTCCTGACTGCCCTACTGCTATTAAGCTGTAGGGTTATTTTATAGCAAAAAATGCAGAGTAAGGATGGAGTAAGGTAGTGGGACATAATGGGATGGGGAAAAAATAATTTAACTAACTACCTCTTTAACTCTCTCTGGTATACCTTATTCTTCCCCTTCCTGATTCCTTCTACAATATACGGAAAATAAACGGATAACGGTAGGCTTGGTCGGTATTACTTAGGCAATGAAGAATTGCTAAAACTGGCATTACCAAGTTGACAATTTGTAAAATGCCTAACAGCAAGAAACCGATTAAAACCCAAGTTAAGATACCGAAGATAATTCCGTAAAGCCAAACATTTAGGTGGAAATTTAGAGATTCTTTAGCATTTTCTTTGACAACTGGATCGTCAGATACTAATAAAATTGCGATGGGGATACCAATAGAAATCCCTAAAAGACTGAAGAAAATTGAACCATGAGACAATGCAGATAATAACTTACGTTTGTCTGTATCGTATGTTCGATCGTACATTTTACGTACCCCCTGAATAACTCAGGTCTATCACTTAATTTGAAGTTATCATATCCGATAAACTGCCTAACAGAAGAAATTTCCGTACTAATTTTGCGGGTTCTACAACCATCGCCGTTATTTAGCGATCGACAACACTTTTTTCCTTCTCTCGCTATCCTAGTAGTGGTAATTTGCTAAACTCAAAGTTTGCTTAACTGTAACTTTCTCACCGCCACCCAGCATGACAACAGAACTTCAATCCGAACTCGAAACATCTGTAGAACAGCGTCGTAATTTTGCGATTATCTCTCACCCAGACGCAGGTAAAACAACCTTAACAGAAAAATTATTACTTTACGGAGGTGCGATTCACGAAGCTGGTGCGGTAAAAGCGCGTCGGGCACAACGTAAAGCAACTTCCGACTGGATGGAAATGGAACAACAACGGGGTATTTCCATCACTTCCACAGTGTTGCAGTTTGCCTATCAAGGTTGTCAGATTAATTTATTGGATACACCCGGACACCAAGATTTTAGTGAAGATACTTATCGAACTTT
Coding sequences within:
- a CDS encoding DUF4870 domain-containing protein, with protein sequence MYDRTYDTDKRKLLSALSHGSIFFSLLGISIGIPIAILLVSDDPVVKENAKESLNFHLNVWLYGIIFGILTWVLIGFLLLGILQIVNLVMPVLAILHCLSNTDQAYRYPFIFRIL